One Solanum pennellii chromosome 9, SPENNV200 DNA segment encodes these proteins:
- the LOC107029889 gene encoding uncharacterized protein LOC107029889: MLVFFEEVLEEVGVETVVQIVGYSTSACMMEAGNRLMEKCKTVFWTVDVSHCMELMLQKFTKMNPIQEALEKAKTLTQFIYNHATALKLLRDACPDELVKSSKIRSIVPFLTLENIVSQKDCLIRMFQSSDWHTSIMASTNEGKRISEMVKNESFWSEALMAVKATIPLVKVIKLLNGTNKPQIGFIYDTLDQIKVTIKKEFQGKESLFAKFWTAIDDIWNGYLHSHLHAAGYFLNPIYFYSSDFYADAEVTSGLCCCVVRMTEDRHIQDLMALQIDEYRKGRGTFHFGSFKEKLINISPGALWWSQYGVEYPEIQRFAFRLLSQTCNGASHYRLKRSLVETLHTEGMNPIEKQRLQDLVFVHCNLQLQAFDPDGSNDNTDYVVDPMDEWIVRKEPNLVHENTQLTWMDLELASRNGKEKDVIYVKDEADGDEDEPKCI, encoded by the exons ATGCTAGTATTCTTTGAGGAAGTTCTTGAGGAAGTTGGAGTTGAAACTGTGGTCCAAATAGTTGGATACTCAACGTCTGCCTGCATGATGGAAGCAGGCAATAGACTAATGGAAAAATGTAAGACAGTTTTTTGGACAGTAGATGTTTCTCATTGCATGGAACTTATGTTACAGAAGTTCACGAAGATGAACCCGATACAAGAAGCTTTGGAGAAGGCAAAGACACTCACACAATTTATTTACAACCATGCTACTGCCCTGAAGCTTCTAAGAGATGCGTGTCCTGATGAGCTTGTAAAGTCTTCAAAGATCAGGTCAATTGTGCCCTTTTTGACTCTGGAAAACATTGTCTCACAGAAAGACTGCTTAATTAGGATGTTTCAGTCTTCTGATTGGCATACCTCAATCATGGCTTCTACAAATGAGGGTAAACGAATATCAGAAATGGTTAAAAATGAATCATTTTGGAGTGAGGCTTTGATGGCTGTAAAAGCAACCATTCCCCTGGTGAAAGTTATAAAGTTACTCAATGGCACTAATAAGCCACAAATTGGTTTTATATATGACACACTAGATCAAATTAAAGTGACCATCAAAAAGGAGTTCCAAGGCAAGGAATCTCTTTTTGCAAAATTCTGGACAGCCATTGATGACATATGGAACGGATATCTCCACAGTCATCTTCATGCTGCGGGTTACTTTTTGAACCCAATCTATTTTTACTCGAGCGATTTCTATGCTGATGCGGAAGTTACCTCAGGTCTTTGTTGTTGTGTTGTTCGCATGACAGAAGATCGTCATATACAGGATTTGATGGCACTGCAAATTGATGAGTATCGCAAGGGGAGGGGCACGTTTCATTTTGGAAGtttcaaagaaaaactaataaatatttCCCCAGGTG CACTTTGGTGGTCACAATATGGAGTTGAGTATCCGGAAATTCAAAGGTTTGCTTTTCGGCTCCTTAGTCAGACATGCAATGGTGCTTCACATTATAGGCTGAAAAGGAGCTTGGTCGAGACATTACATACAGAAGGTATGAATCCGATAGAGAAGCAGAGGCTGCAAGACTTGGTATTTGTCCATTGTAATTTGCAATTACAAGCTTTTGATCCAGATGGAAGCAATGACAATACAGACTATGTTGTTGACCCCATGGATGAGTGGATAGTCAGAAAAGAGCCCAATTTGGTGCATGAAAACACTCAACTTACATGGATGGACTTGGAACTTGCAAGCAGAAATGGAAAGGAAAAAGATGTTATCTATGTAAAGGATGAAGCGGACGGGGACGAGGACGAACCTAAATGTATATAG